Genomic window (Danio rerio strain Tuebingen ecotype United States chromosome 24, GRCz12tu, whole genome shotgun sequence):
AGATAATTTTTTaaccataaaatggtgtttaaaaaattaaaaactgcttttattctagatcaaataaaacaaataagactttatccagaagaaaaaaatgttatcagacatactgtgaaaatttctttgctctgttaaacatcatttgggaaatatattaaaaaaaaaaattaaagagggtctaataattctgacttctactgtacatgtttttttttaatctggtgCATGTTTGAGTTTGTAATCCTACAAATCTGGAAGTACTGTACATGTCTCGCATGATCATCCACATGATCAGTCAGATGATAATATTTCTATGTGGGATCATCTAATCTAGCCAATCTCCTTTAGAATCTGGTGTGGTGATGAATGGTCATTAAATCATCACAATGTGGGTTTTTTTAGGCTGGTGGTCAGAGAAAAACACTGGCATTCAGGATATAGAGTTCCAAACTACAACTGTAAATGGTCACTTAAAAATCTGTTAGAAATCTCCTTGAATAAATCACTTGAATATGGCTAAATTACATGTTAGCTGAATGTATAGCagattatttctgttaaaagaagcattcaattcaattcatctttatttctatagcgcttttaccatGTAAATCGTGTCAattcagcttaacatagaagttctaataaattgaaattgaaatcaTGTACTACAGGATTGTATAGCACAGAgtaggtgaaaaaaaaaacagtttttggtGAGGATGGTAAAGTTCACAGATGTCCAGTTTCCATGTGTTTCTTAAGCCTCCCCTCTACACGTTACCCCTTTCTGTTGaataagaaaagaagaaaaaacattaaagtagTAACATTTGACTTGCaattgcaatatacagttgaagtcagaatttttagcccccctgtttatttttttccccaatttctgttttacggagagaagttttcaacacatttctaaacattttaataaatcatctctaataattgatttatcttatctttgccattatgacagtaaataatatttaaaatattataataatatttttcaagacacttctatacagcttaaagtgacatttaaaggcttaactaggttaaataggttaacaaggcgggttaggttaattaggcaagtcattgtatatcgaaaaaatatatatcttaaaagaACTAATAATATTGTTCCTAAAATTGTgtttcaagaagaaaaaatattatcagacagtgtgaaaatgtccttgccctgttaaacatcatttgggaaatatttaaaaaacaagaaaaacaatttaaagaggggctcataattctgactctTGTATTATTCAATGAATCTTTTCCGTATTACTCATATTAAAAATcccaggtttaaaaaaaaaaatgtaatctataAATTCTAACCTCTTTTAGACGATATAGCCTTTCAGCAAGCCATGAAGCATTAGGATCTATACATTTCATCCTGTTCGATGCATCAACAAACCTGTAAAGATAGAGTTGAATACATTTAGAGCACTCACAGCATATCATTGACAGGGATTTCATAAGCAGATGTATTTTACACTTACAGCACACACTTAAGACAATTATTGGTTTTTGGAAGGTTGTAACAACGTTTAATGTTAGCCTTTGGTTCTTTTGTTGTCAGCACTTTGAAGCAAACTCCGGGTCTATTATCAACTGCAAAAGAGACAGAAAACCTTCAGTTGCATTAACGACAAGGCAGATTAGAGTAAAGATAAAGTAAAATTTGTTTAATTCAGATTTTAAAAAGTCTATGTCATTAACAAAACAATATCACTGGAATCTCTGTAAGAAGAATGATGTTGTAGTATGAATTATTATtgctcctgaattattagccctcttgcaTATTTTTCcctcgatttctgtttaacaaaaataagattttttcaacacatttctaaacataatagttttaataactcacttttaataactgattttcttGCCACGATGGCAGTACATACAAATTTACTAGATATTAGAGGTCTGCAGCAGGTGTATCTCTGGTGTAATTTCAATGAGAGTAAGCGGGCTAACAATATAGCATTCCCGAGTCCCGACGTTATTTCAGAACAGCCAGTGCTCTCGACTGATAGACATGCTGAACACATGACCAGTGTTTTCTGTCCTTCCGCTTGCATTAGAAAACAGTCAGTGTACTTTTTATGCATctgaaaatggaaaaaagtttacCCTAAAGTAAAACCCTaaagttttaccctttagcaGTCACTAGACTGGAACATCATTAAGGTGGCACTCATAGTTCATCACAAAGGgacaaacaaaactgacatttagcctacaatccttgcacaacctacagttttatctgttatctctGATTTTTGGTAGTATCCAATTTAAATGTGAGATTTTGGAAAACAGATCAAAATTCAGTAGGAACAGTCGGGTAGAAAATTATTCTAAGCAGGCAGTgggtgaacaaaggctgaatataAGGCGGGATCAGTCAGGTGCAGAATAAAACCTTGAGGGAGCAGGACTAAAAAATGTGTCCTGCGTAGACCtcaactagatatttttcaaggtactagtattcagcttcaagtgcaatttaaaaacttaactaggtcaattaggtaagttagagtaattaggcaagccatcgaataacagtggtttgttctgcagaccatcaacacagttgaagtcaaaattattattactgtcatcatgacaaagataaaataaatcagttattggaaatgagttattaaaactattatgtttagaaatgtgttaaaataatctttaagaaattgggaaaaaataaacaaacagggggctaataattctgacttcaactgtgtgtatgtgtgtgtgtgtgtatatatatatagcttaagggggctaataacattggccttaaaatggtttttaaaaatttaaaaactgctttcatgtagccgaaatataacaaataagactttctccaggagaaaaaatattataggaaatactgataTAGTTGTGATTATAGTTATCATCATACTTACAATTCTTGTCGGTACTGCTCCAACCTTCTGACACtgaaataaaaactgttaaaatagAGTATGTGAGAATCAGtgttgtaaagtaacaaatttcaAATAcgcaaatgactgtaattgagtcgtttttctcagaaattgcaatttactaagtagttataaaaatgtgcacttttactttccCGTAAGTAcattttttagtgcagtatcagcACTTTTACTCCATTACTTCCCTTCTACCTTTagtcattactttattttttcctgtttttggGGATTAGAAAAggcagtcctgtgattcctgtctaatcaaatgacacatagaaagtaaatggCATCAAACTAAACTATCTGAAGACATGGgatatttataaatgcagctaATTGTTTGGAAGTAttgaaagtgtccaagaagatgttctaaatctttacacacaatgacccaCAGTTTTTTTAGACTGCCAATGATGGCACTGATGAGAAGacgacggatgtttactgtagcACGTCATaattttgccaagtatgatgcgatccttaacatctatgttgatcctggaacatcattgttgttcgaaaatgtaatccatacctattccctaccacATAACTGTAaatcccaaaatcagaggggaatgtTATTTGGATAACAATCACGTTGGAGTGTGTAAACCTATAATCATATGTGTTAACTTAACATAAACGGTAAACATATcctttaattctgattggctgattgaaatgttgtttcattagatgttaatccaggaataTGACCTACTTGGTCAAATCAGGTTGGTTGTTTAACTGTATGATGACCGGAACgaccttaaacaataactaaatgcactacggaatgcatttacactcacactcccacaaattacatgtaatcagcttttcacagtgtaatactcactactcttgagtacttttaaagcaGAACACTATTTATTCAAAACAGTAAATGAATACTCACCTACTGATGTAAAAGCATACAGGAGCAAAAGCAAATGAGACGAAATGACCATTTGATGAGATACAGAGGACAGATGCATGTTTGCTGAAGGATTTCACAAATGATCTGCTGCttctgagctgctgctgcttttTATGTGCTCAGAAGAAGGAGGTGTCTTTGTTCATACTTCAAAAGATTAAGGTGATTTCTCTGAAATTCGTGTTTGGGCAAGCTTCAAGTTTAAACATGTGAAAGAAATAAAGGAATGCGGGGATGTTTGAATATCATAGGCTGTACAGTATGACACAagtttttaaaagagaaaaataaaaacagttttactgTGTTTTGTCTAGTGTGATATTAAGCCACAGCTTAATTACTTTAAATGCAATTGCAATATGTTTCAAAGGGAGAAAGAATTTGCAGGCTTTGCGCTGGCCTGTTCTTGTTGTATTGAAAAAAGTGACAAGATGTACAGTGGatcaggaaagtattcatagtgcttcactttttatgttacagccttattccaaaatcaATTGAATCTCTattttcactgatcattcttgagatgtttcagcttaATTGGATCTcaactgtggtaaattcagttgattggacgtgatttgaaaagacatacacctgtctatataaggtcccagggttgacagtgcatatcaaagcacaaatcaagcatgatgacaggattgtcttgaggcacaaggctggggaagattacagaaaaaaatattgctgctctgaaagttccattgagcacagtggcctccattatccataagtggaaaatgtttggaaccaccaggactcttcctagagctggccggccatcaaAGCTGAgtatcaggggagaagggccttagtcagggaggtgatcaataacccgatggtaaCTCTGtgtgagctccagcgttcttctatggagagaggagaaccttacaaaaAGACAACCACCTGTTCAGCAATCAGGCCTGTTTGgtggagtggccagacggaagccagtcctcgcctggaatttgccaataggcatctgaaggactctcagaccataagaaaccatattctctggtctgatgagactaaaatttaactctttggagcagtggcgtagcggacgggcccgcagggcacgcaccgcgggggggccacGCGTTATTAGGGgaccccacgtcgtcgcgattttcaatgaATGAAAATCCaagaaccgcaataatcaaactcttagGAACACCTggggtcggaaccaaagttcacagaactgtgttctctgaactcctctcaagcggtgcactacttcattctgattgcttgccgccgaaccgcatcataaccaatgaagacgcgccgctgtttctcgccgccggttctcgttaaaaaatgattgacttctggctactttgacgctctcgccactttcggtttgtgatcgctcctcagtttgtgaaggaatcccagcgttgtcgctccaccccgcctcatTTCCCCGCTCCttaatttgtgacatagatatatacactagatatcgcatagggaccctaagcatgcgtctatagcaccgccacattggtacagtgctcccaggacaaatgtcatttaaccgcactagacaagacagtgttattacatgaagatgcaggactttagcgctgtctacgggtgtagtaacgagcaaacaaagaaaacaaagcacaaaggcagaacatttcataggtaagataaagttttttatgtttttgtatgttctgaaatttgtgctaaacagataAGCTAGttagcgttattgatgataatacagtcacttactgcattcatcataaggcaaagtagatccaactcgcactaaacactcggcttatgctagttttgtagaataaaaatcagcaaacaatgcaaaagaaatatgacaaggAGATGCTGCGCTgacagaaacttgtattattgtcggcgagtgaacgagtcgttcataacggagattcattcacaaacaaatcgctccctctgtcagtatgagaagtgaaagcaggagaggagatGTGTGCACGGATCAGATCaagtttaacagggagggtgaatagtacatttctgtacacacaaacacaagctttttgtcaggaatgcccgtgcggtcactgatccatcaatgtagaaaagtgatgtcaaactataattttcataattaaaattacatactaacatccaggataACTTCCGTTCATAGGTATAtttgtatatctctggctctgacAGAGATCCGCCCCCCCCCCATCCTTCATCTGGGGGCCCCGTCTGTGATCcttgcaggggggcctccgcattgaGCACTACGCCACtgctttggagtgaatgccaggtttTACGTTTTgcgaaaaccaggcaccgctcatcaccagacctaaatcctattgaacatctctggagagatctaaaaatggctgtacaccattacTTCCCACCCAACCTGagagagcttgagaggtactgcaaagtggaatgggcaaaaattcccaaagaatTCCCCAGCTTGTGGAATCCTatacaaaaagacttgaggctgtaattgctgtcaaAGGTGTCAAAGTATTGCgcaaggctgtgaatacttatgtacatgtgattttattttttattttttttttaataggtgttttattgttaataaatttgcagcaattaaaaaaaaatctttttccacattttcattatggggtattgtgtgtagaattttaaggaataaaatgaatttaatccattttggaataaggctgtaacataaaaaaaaaaatgtggaaaaagtgaagcgctatgaatacttccagatgcactgtatgtacagttgaagaacTAATAACCCTCCTGTAttttcccctcaatttctgtttgtaAGGAAACAAGGGGCAAAGGAAACAGAAAATAAGCCAAAAATCTTCCATTTGAGATTTATTCTCCATAAATAGGACATAAGTCCTCAAAATAACACAGTTAAACAAAAAGTTAACTAACAAACCGTGCGGCCAACATAACCAACCAACACAAAATGACTCACTACAATGAACAACAGCCAGGCTTATAAAGAAAGGGATGAGCTCATTTAAATTACAAAGGGGTAAAGACAAAAATTCACATTACTACATACaacaccaaaacaaaataaatgcaataataacATTACCccaaaaataatcaaattaaacattaaccaatataaacaaattaacaaaatcaATACGTAAATATTTGAACAAAGATGATATCTAAAACACCTTCTCCCCCTGCATCATTCAAGCAGTTGGTTTGCCCAGGCGGAACCATTTTGCATAAATCCGGCGTTCCCGCTCGGACTCCAATCTTTGCCGCACCGGAAACAACCCGGCCTCCACTTCCTGTCTCCAGTGCACCACTTGGTAACTcaaaagaaacaaacattaaTCGTTCAACGAAACTAATTTGTGTGCACTCCAAATTAAGTAGTAACAAATATGtatggtttctataaataaaatataagaaagAAACTTATGTATTGTGATTTGTATAATGGATACAGAGAAAGAAACTATAAAATGAAATGCCATGTCTGCATAGTTGTGAATATGTTTGCATggttgcgtgcgtgcgtgtgtgcgtgtgtgtgtgtgtgtgtgtgtaaaaatataCGCACGCTGTTACACAGAACTGTGGGGCCAACCTTTCAGGCCGTCACACTGTTTACGTTAACGttaatggaaaaataaaattcagcacatttctaaacataagagttttaatgactcatttct
Coding sequences:
- the cxl34b.11 gene encoding CX chemokine ligand 34b, duplicate 11 precursor (The RefSeq protein has 2 substitutions compared to this genomic sequence) codes for the protein MHLSSVSHQMIISSRLLLLLYAFTSVVFISVSEGWSSTDKNFDNRPGVCFKVLTTKEPKANIKRCYNLPKTNNCLKCVLFVDASNRMKCIDPNASWLAERLYRLKEKGVTCRGEA